A window from Falco naumanni isolate bFalNau1 chromosome 3, bFalNau1.pat, whole genome shotgun sequence encodes these proteins:
- the PDP1 gene encoding pyruvate dehyrogenase phosphatase catalytic subunit 1 isoform X2 has translation MCVCPGPRRIAIPVRSSRLPLLSDAMPAPAHLFPLIRNCEISRICSTVCYCHHKHLCCLSSHFAHGHFRYAPQKKFAALYRPKENFNHFIHARDYASAPQRFYLTPPQVNSILKANEYSFKVPEFDGKNVSSVLGFDSNQLPANAPIEDRRSAATCLQTRGMLLGVFDGHAGCACAQAVSERLFYYIAVSLLPHETLLEIENAVESGRALLPILQWHKHPNDYFSKEASKLYFSSLRTYWQELIDLNSGETTDVKEALINAFKRLDNDISLEAQVGDPNSFLNYLVLRVAFSGATACVAHVDGVDLHIANTGDSRAMLGVQEEDGSWSAVNLSYDHNAQNEHEVERVKMEHPKSEEKSLVKQDRLLGLLMPFRAFGDVKFKWSIELQKRVVESGPDQLNDNEYTKFIPPNYHTPPYLTAEPEVIHHKLRPQDKFLVLATDGLWETMHRQDVARIVGEYLTGVHHQQPIAVGGYKVTLGQMHGLLTERRARISSVFEDQNAATHLIRHAVGNNEFGTVDHERLSKMLSLPEELARMYRDDITIIVVQFNSHVIGACQNEEL, from the coding sequence CAATTCCAGTCCGAAGCTCCAGGCTACCATTGTTGTCTGATGCCATGCCAGCACCGGCTCATCTGTTTCCGTTGATTCGTAACTGCGAGATTAGCAGAATATGCAGTACTGTGTGTTACTGCCACCACAAACATCTCTGTTGTTTATCATCTCATTTTGCTCATGGTCACTTCAGATATGCACCTCAGAAGAAATTTGCAGCACTTTATAGGCCAAAGGAGAACTTTAATCACTTTATTCATGCAAGGGATTATGCTTCTGCGCCACAGAGGTTTTACCTCACTCCTCCACAGGTCAACAGTATTCTGAAGGCAAATGAGTACAGTTTCAAAGTTCCAGAATTTGATGGTAAAAATGTAAGTTCTGTTCTTGGCTTTGATAGCAACCAGTTGCCTGCTAATGCTCCAATAGAAGACAGGAGGAGTGCTGCCACTTGCTTACAGACAAGAGGGATGCTTCTGGGTGTGTTTGATGGCCATGCAGGCTGTGCTTGTGCTCAAGCTGTCAGTGAAAGACTGTTTTACTACATTGCTGTCTCTTTGTTACCTCATGAGACTTTActtgaaatagaaaatgctgtggaaagTGGTAGAGCTCTGCTGCCTATTTTACAGTGGCATAAGCATCCCAATGATTACTTTAGCAAAGAAGCCTCCAAGCTTTACTTCAGTAGTCTAAGAACTTACTGGCAGGAGCTGATTGATCTCAACAGTGGAGAGACTACAGATGTGAAAGAAGCTTTAATTAATGCTTTTAAGAGGCTTGATAATGATATTTCTTTGGAAGCTCAAGTAGGAGATCCCAATTCTTTTCTTAACTACCTAGTACTGCGAGTAGCATTTTCTGGTGCAACTGCCTGTGTGGCCCATGTGGATGGTGTTGACTTGCACATTGCCAACACGGGTGACAGTAGGGCAATGCTTGGGGTTCAGGAAGAAGATGGATCGTGGTCCGCAGTTAATCTGTCCTATGACCACAACGCACAAAACGAACATGAAGTGGAACGTGTGAAAATGGAGCATCCAAAGTCTGAAGAGAAAAGTCTTGTGAAACAAGATCGTCTCTTAGGTCTCCTGATGCCTTTCAGAGCTTTTGGTGATGTGAAGTTTAAATGGAGTATTGAACTACAGAAGAGAGTAGTAGAATCGGGCCCCGATCAGCTGAATGACAATGAATATACAAAGTTTATTCCTCCAAACTATCACACTCCCCCATACCTCACAGCTGAACCAGAAGTCATACATCACAAATTACGGCCACAAGACAAGTTCCTGGTTTTGGCTACAGATGGGCTGTGGGAGACAATGCACAGGCAAGATGTGGCTAGAATTGTAGGGGAGTACCTCACTGGTGTTCACCATCAACAGCCAATAGCTGTTGGTGGCTATAAGGTAACTTTGGGACAGATGCATGGTCTCTTAACAGAAAGGAGAGCAAGAATCTCTTCAGTATTTGAAGATCAGAATGCAGCAACTCACCTGATACGTCATGCAGTGGGTAACAATGAGTTTGGCACCGTGGATCATGAGCGACTGTCCAAGATGCTTAGTCTTCCAGAAGAGCTGGCTCGAATGTATAGAGATGACATTACAATTATTGTGGTGCAGTTCAACTCACATGTTATAGGTGCATGTCAAAATGAGGAACTGTGA
- the PDP1 gene encoding pyruvate dehyrogenase phosphatase catalytic subunit 1 isoform X1, whose translation MLAASCCDRRMCVCPGPRRIAIPVRSSRLPLLSDAMPAPAHLFPLIRNCEISRICSTVCYCHHKHLCCLSSHFAHGHFRYAPQKKFAALYRPKENFNHFIHARDYASAPQRFYLTPPQVNSILKANEYSFKVPEFDGKNVSSVLGFDSNQLPANAPIEDRRSAATCLQTRGMLLGVFDGHAGCACAQAVSERLFYYIAVSLLPHETLLEIENAVESGRALLPILQWHKHPNDYFSKEASKLYFSSLRTYWQELIDLNSGETTDVKEALINAFKRLDNDISLEAQVGDPNSFLNYLVLRVAFSGATACVAHVDGVDLHIANTGDSRAMLGVQEEDGSWSAVNLSYDHNAQNEHEVERVKMEHPKSEEKSLVKQDRLLGLLMPFRAFGDVKFKWSIELQKRVVESGPDQLNDNEYTKFIPPNYHTPPYLTAEPEVIHHKLRPQDKFLVLATDGLWETMHRQDVARIVGEYLTGVHHQQPIAVGGYKVTLGQMHGLLTERRARISSVFEDQNAATHLIRHAVGNNEFGTVDHERLSKMLSLPEELARMYRDDITIIVVQFNSHVIGACQNEEL comes from the coding sequence CAATTCCAGTCCGAAGCTCCAGGCTACCATTGTTGTCTGATGCCATGCCAGCACCGGCTCATCTGTTTCCGTTGATTCGTAACTGCGAGATTAGCAGAATATGCAGTACTGTGTGTTACTGCCACCACAAACATCTCTGTTGTTTATCATCTCATTTTGCTCATGGTCACTTCAGATATGCACCTCAGAAGAAATTTGCAGCACTTTATAGGCCAAAGGAGAACTTTAATCACTTTATTCATGCAAGGGATTATGCTTCTGCGCCACAGAGGTTTTACCTCACTCCTCCACAGGTCAACAGTATTCTGAAGGCAAATGAGTACAGTTTCAAAGTTCCAGAATTTGATGGTAAAAATGTAAGTTCTGTTCTTGGCTTTGATAGCAACCAGTTGCCTGCTAATGCTCCAATAGAAGACAGGAGGAGTGCTGCCACTTGCTTACAGACAAGAGGGATGCTTCTGGGTGTGTTTGATGGCCATGCAGGCTGTGCTTGTGCTCAAGCTGTCAGTGAAAGACTGTTTTACTACATTGCTGTCTCTTTGTTACCTCATGAGACTTTActtgaaatagaaaatgctgtggaaagTGGTAGAGCTCTGCTGCCTATTTTACAGTGGCATAAGCATCCCAATGATTACTTTAGCAAAGAAGCCTCCAAGCTTTACTTCAGTAGTCTAAGAACTTACTGGCAGGAGCTGATTGATCTCAACAGTGGAGAGACTACAGATGTGAAAGAAGCTTTAATTAATGCTTTTAAGAGGCTTGATAATGATATTTCTTTGGAAGCTCAAGTAGGAGATCCCAATTCTTTTCTTAACTACCTAGTACTGCGAGTAGCATTTTCTGGTGCAACTGCCTGTGTGGCCCATGTGGATGGTGTTGACTTGCACATTGCCAACACGGGTGACAGTAGGGCAATGCTTGGGGTTCAGGAAGAAGATGGATCGTGGTCCGCAGTTAATCTGTCCTATGACCACAACGCACAAAACGAACATGAAGTGGAACGTGTGAAAATGGAGCATCCAAAGTCTGAAGAGAAAAGTCTTGTGAAACAAGATCGTCTCTTAGGTCTCCTGATGCCTTTCAGAGCTTTTGGTGATGTGAAGTTTAAATGGAGTATTGAACTACAGAAGAGAGTAGTAGAATCGGGCCCCGATCAGCTGAATGACAATGAATATACAAAGTTTATTCCTCCAAACTATCACACTCCCCCATACCTCACAGCTGAACCAGAAGTCATACATCACAAATTACGGCCACAAGACAAGTTCCTGGTTTTGGCTACAGATGGGCTGTGGGAGACAATGCACAGGCAAGATGTGGCTAGAATTGTAGGGGAGTACCTCACTGGTGTTCACCATCAACAGCCAATAGCTGTTGGTGGCTATAAGGTAACTTTGGGACAGATGCATGGTCTCTTAACAGAAAGGAGAGCAAGAATCTCTTCAGTATTTGAAGATCAGAATGCAGCAACTCACCTGATACGTCATGCAGTGGGTAACAATGAGTTTGGCACCGTGGATCATGAGCGACTGTCCAAGATGCTTAGTCTTCCAGAAGAGCTGGCTCGAATGTATAGAGATGACATTACAATTATTGTGGTGCAGTTCAACTCACATGTTATAGGTGCATGTCAAAATGAGGAACTGTGA
- the PDP1 gene encoding pyruvate dehyrogenase phosphatase catalytic subunit 1 isoform X3 gives MPAPAHLFPLIRNCEISRICSTVCYCHHKHLCCLSSHFAHGHFRYAPQKKFAALYRPKENFNHFIHARDYASAPQRFYLTPPQVNSILKANEYSFKVPEFDGKNVSSVLGFDSNQLPANAPIEDRRSAATCLQTRGMLLGVFDGHAGCACAQAVSERLFYYIAVSLLPHETLLEIENAVESGRALLPILQWHKHPNDYFSKEASKLYFSSLRTYWQELIDLNSGETTDVKEALINAFKRLDNDISLEAQVGDPNSFLNYLVLRVAFSGATACVAHVDGVDLHIANTGDSRAMLGVQEEDGSWSAVNLSYDHNAQNEHEVERVKMEHPKSEEKSLVKQDRLLGLLMPFRAFGDVKFKWSIELQKRVVESGPDQLNDNEYTKFIPPNYHTPPYLTAEPEVIHHKLRPQDKFLVLATDGLWETMHRQDVARIVGEYLTGVHHQQPIAVGGYKVTLGQMHGLLTERRARISSVFEDQNAATHLIRHAVGNNEFGTVDHERLSKMLSLPEELARMYRDDITIIVVQFNSHVIGACQNEEL, from the coding sequence ATGCCAGCACCGGCTCATCTGTTTCCGTTGATTCGTAACTGCGAGATTAGCAGAATATGCAGTACTGTGTGTTACTGCCACCACAAACATCTCTGTTGTTTATCATCTCATTTTGCTCATGGTCACTTCAGATATGCACCTCAGAAGAAATTTGCAGCACTTTATAGGCCAAAGGAGAACTTTAATCACTTTATTCATGCAAGGGATTATGCTTCTGCGCCACAGAGGTTTTACCTCACTCCTCCACAGGTCAACAGTATTCTGAAGGCAAATGAGTACAGTTTCAAAGTTCCAGAATTTGATGGTAAAAATGTAAGTTCTGTTCTTGGCTTTGATAGCAACCAGTTGCCTGCTAATGCTCCAATAGAAGACAGGAGGAGTGCTGCCACTTGCTTACAGACAAGAGGGATGCTTCTGGGTGTGTTTGATGGCCATGCAGGCTGTGCTTGTGCTCAAGCTGTCAGTGAAAGACTGTTTTACTACATTGCTGTCTCTTTGTTACCTCATGAGACTTTActtgaaatagaaaatgctgtggaaagTGGTAGAGCTCTGCTGCCTATTTTACAGTGGCATAAGCATCCCAATGATTACTTTAGCAAAGAAGCCTCCAAGCTTTACTTCAGTAGTCTAAGAACTTACTGGCAGGAGCTGATTGATCTCAACAGTGGAGAGACTACAGATGTGAAAGAAGCTTTAATTAATGCTTTTAAGAGGCTTGATAATGATATTTCTTTGGAAGCTCAAGTAGGAGATCCCAATTCTTTTCTTAACTACCTAGTACTGCGAGTAGCATTTTCTGGTGCAACTGCCTGTGTGGCCCATGTGGATGGTGTTGACTTGCACATTGCCAACACGGGTGACAGTAGGGCAATGCTTGGGGTTCAGGAAGAAGATGGATCGTGGTCCGCAGTTAATCTGTCCTATGACCACAACGCACAAAACGAACATGAAGTGGAACGTGTGAAAATGGAGCATCCAAAGTCTGAAGAGAAAAGTCTTGTGAAACAAGATCGTCTCTTAGGTCTCCTGATGCCTTTCAGAGCTTTTGGTGATGTGAAGTTTAAATGGAGTATTGAACTACAGAAGAGAGTAGTAGAATCGGGCCCCGATCAGCTGAATGACAATGAATATACAAAGTTTATTCCTCCAAACTATCACACTCCCCCATACCTCACAGCTGAACCAGAAGTCATACATCACAAATTACGGCCACAAGACAAGTTCCTGGTTTTGGCTACAGATGGGCTGTGGGAGACAATGCACAGGCAAGATGTGGCTAGAATTGTAGGGGAGTACCTCACTGGTGTTCACCATCAACAGCCAATAGCTGTTGGTGGCTATAAGGTAACTTTGGGACAGATGCATGGTCTCTTAACAGAAAGGAGAGCAAGAATCTCTTCAGTATTTGAAGATCAGAATGCAGCAACTCACCTGATACGTCATGCAGTGGGTAACAATGAGTTTGGCACCGTGGATCATGAGCGACTGTCCAAGATGCTTAGTCTTCCAGAAGAGCTGGCTCGAATGTATAGAGATGACATTACAATTATTGTGGTGCAGTTCAACTCACATGTTATAGGTGCATGTCAAAATGAGGAACTGTGA